CCCGGCGTCTTGCCCTCCACCTGACCGCCGCCGGGCGTGGGCACCCCTGGGACGGCGTACGGTTCACGACGTCGTGGGGATCCCGCACGCCGCTGGACGTCGTCCTCATCGAGCCAGAGCTGGTTGCGGAGATCTACGTGGACACCGAGCAGGACAGGGGCGTCTGGCGGCACCCGGTGCGGTTCGCCCGGCTCCGCGAGGACATGGCGCCCGGCGACGTCGCGGCCTTTGGGGAAGGTGCGGTGTCGGCCGCCGGGTGACCGCGCGCGATCAGGACGCAGAGCCCTGGGGGCGAGGCATCGGCCGCCCAGCACGCGGGGCAGAGAACCTGCGCCTTGGAGCCGTAACGCTGGCTCAGGCCCTGGCGCCGTGGGCAGTAGCCCACCTCTGCCGGGGAGCAGCCCAGCAGGAGCGCGGCGGCTGCCCGGTCCATGGTCGGGTCGATGCGCTGGGCACCTCGTCCATGTGCCCGAATATGCGTCCGGCGCCTCATCTGGGCAGGTCGGGAGCGGGTGCGTCGGTTATGCAAGGTCGGTGCCCAGCTCCGTGTCCGGTCGGCAGAACTGGCAGGGCTCGATATTGGGGTCGGTGAGCGCGGCCCGTGCCTCGTCGGCCCTGATCCGATGCGGCGTGCCCTCGATCATGGTGCAGTCGGCCATATGGATCAGGGCGGGTTCCGGCCCGTTCGGCGTGCGCTTCTGCTGCACCACGAAGCCCACATTCTTCGAGGCTGGCGGGGCAAAGCCGGTCAGTGGTCCGGCCCCCTTGGGTGGGGGTTTCGTCCGCTGCGGCTGCGGGCGTTCGGCGCGCATGAGGGCCTCTCGTACCGTGTTCCGCTGGAGCCGCAGGTAGATGGCCACGGTCTCGATCTC
This genomic window from Streptomyces sp. DG2A-72 contains:
- a CDS encoding DUF6233 domain-containing protein; the encoded protein is MSQLPPDPARLGVILAFLDRQIAEIETVAIYLRLQRNTVREALMRAERPQPQRTKPPPKGAGPLTGFAPPASKNVGFVVQQKRTPNGPEPALIHMADCTMIEGTPHRIRADEARAALTDPNIEPCQFCRPDTELGTDLA